The nucleotide window CgtttatatgtgcatacgcgCAGTCGCATGCGCATGAAGGCGTATGTCTGCATTTGCCTGCGCGTCACAACCCTGCCATATACTTGCCCATTCGCactgctttaaaaaaaaccctttGAAGTAACAAACGGAAAAGCAGCCCCCCTTTTAAAAGGGAACCCTCCCAATGCGGAGTTAGCATAGCGGCGTGAGAAACGTCCACATGGAGAAGTGCAGCCATTCGTGTGGAACGCACCATGCGGGTGCCTTCacaggggaaaataaatgagCCACGTGGTTACATATACCctggtggggaaaaaaaaataaaagcattaACAAACGCACGACAAATATATCTGTGCAGGTGACCCCAAATGGGCAGTCAAATTGAGGGGGGGTGGAAGACGTTCCTTCGGATGATATGCTCGATGTAGAGCTTATAAAGGGAGGACACAAACACGAAGACGCCACAAAACGACACGCAAATTAAGTAATCAAAATAGGACTCCGGATTCCTATACCCGCTATGCAAAACGGACAGCATGAAGCCATTAAAATCTAGCGTTATGaatttcctcccctttttaattttgcaaacTACTTTATCAGCGGCGTAGTCAGAATCAACCGTGCTGGTTAAGTCCTCAATCCGTTTGGTGATAAAcggtttttttaaattctccTGAACATACCCAGGAGTTTGAACTGATGGGAGAAAggcatttgcaaaatgaacatcATAATGTTTTAACTCCTGGTCCAAAATATACGTGTACGTCCACATAGCCGTTTTGctcattaaataatatgagTACCCATAAACGGGATAAAGAGCTCCTTCAgaatttataaacaaaatgaatccttttcttttcttcttcatattgGCAATGACTCTCGAGATGACGTCAATGTTGCCATGAATGTTCGTGTTTACTGTGTATAGCAAATCGTACATTTGCAGTTTGCTATTTTCTTCTGTACATACATAGGCAGCATTGCAGATGAGGACATCCACATCGTTGGGCGGTTGGTCTGTCGCTTGTTGAGTGTCTATGGGATGATTCTTCCTATGGGTACTACTTCCCTTTGATTTGTCTCCCCCTGGGTCCTTTTCTTTACCCATACTGCTATTCGTTCGGACGTTTTGAAAAGCCTCGTTGATGGACTCCTTCATACCGATGTCGCACTGAATTATGTTTATGTGGAGCTCCTGGGGGGACCTCTGCAAACTCAGCTCCTGCAGTAAAACCACCTTCGCTGTGCGTAGCTTGGCGGCGTTCCTCGACATGATGGTTAGGGTGTGCGGCTTCTCGCGAATGATTCGCTTGGCCAGCGAGAGGCCCAGGCCTTCGGACCCGCCTGAGAGGGGGGGCAAGACGTTTTAGTGTAACGAACGGGTGGTGAACATACGGTGAATGTATGGTAAACGCGTGCCGAGTGAGGCGCCCATGCTGGACACGCTCCCATAGCGCCGCTAACCCGCGCGAGCTTACCCACGATGCACACGTGCCTGCCGGCGAAGGCCCAACTCACGCCGCCCGACCCGCTACCCCCGCGGTACCTAAACTTGAAGGCCAAATAAACGAGCCCCAAAAGGGTCAGGTAAAGTACCACCGCGATATTCAACCGATTGTCTAACGGGACGTAGTAATTCACCACC belongs to Plasmodium vivax chromosome 3, whole genome shotgun sequence and includes:
- a CDS encoding hypothetical protein, conserved (encoded by transcript PVX_000770A), with protein sequence MLDYVKRYIFLELLLILRVVNYYVPLDNRLNIAVVLYLTLLGLVYLAFKFRYRGGSGSGGVSWAFAGRHVCIVGGSEGLGLSLAKRIIREKPHTLTIMSRNAAKLRTAKVVLLQELSLQRSPQELHINIIQCDIGMKESINEAFQNVRTNSSMGKEKDPGGDKSKGSSTHRKNHPIDTQQATDQPPNDVDVLICNAAYVCTEENSKLQMYDLLYTVNTNIHGNIDVISRVIANMKKKRKGFILFINSEGALYPVYGYSYYLMSKTAMWTYTYILDQELKHYDVHFANAFLPSVQTPGYVQENLKKPFITKRIEDLTSTVDSDYAADKVVCKIKKGRKFITLDFNGFMLSVLHSGYRNPESYFDYLICVSFCGVFVFVSSLYKLYIEHIIRRNVFHPPSI